Proteins encoded together in one Campylobacter concisus window:
- a CDS encoding fumarate hydratase C-terminal domain-containing protein encodes MKEDAKEAINLPIKKDEFSQKRRVGWVVDATQVEEIESADWTELGMPEVLWKCRVKEFSLLIVSIDAHGNNFFEQNKVKFNEKKDEAFAENLPQIGFIK; translated from the coding sequence TTGAAAGAAGATGCTAAAGAAGCTATAAATTTGCCTATAAAAAAAGATGAGTTTAGCCAAAAAAGAAGAGTAGGTTGGGTAGTGGATGCGACGCAGGTTGAGGAGATCGAGAGTGCTGACTGGACGGAGCTTGGGATGCCAGAGGTTCTTTGGAAGTGTCGCGTGAAGGAGTTTAGCTTATTAATAGTCTCGATAGATGCACACGGAAACAACTTTTTTGAGCAAAATAAGGTCAAATTTAACGAGAAAAAAGACGAGGCATTTGCTGAAAATTTACCGCAGATTGGGTTTATAAAGTAG
- a CDS encoding anaerobic C4-dicarboxylate transporter: MDFLMNLSEGMQFAIQLLIVLICLFYGAKKGGIALGMLGGIGLVVLVFGFNIEPGKPAIDVMLTILAVVVASATLQASGGLDVMLQIAETILRKNPKYVSILAPFVTCTLTILCGTGHVVYTVLPIVYDIAIKNGIRPERPMAASSIASQMGIIASPVSVAVVTLTSFLINAKTHLAGFDGYLDLLKITIPSTFCGVLAIGIFSWFRGKDLDKDEVFQAKLQDPEFKKYVYGDSATLLGKKLPMHQWAAMWIFLGSILVVALLGYFKDLRPSWPTYKDATVVQIVANLPTEQKVLKTLKIKDASIQTEAAELKVSNDKLNSNQKAQSVKIIGKDANQTLTRTADGAVTYINEKGAKEEFQGAYINISNKLASSKSLSMVHVIQIFMLLTGAIILIFTPTDASKIGKNEIFRSGMIALVAVFGISWMAETMFAVHTPMMKEALGGIVKEHPWTYAVMLLIISKFVNSQAAALVAFVPLALNIDVNPAVILAFAPACYGYYILPTYPSDLAAIQFDRSGTTHIGKFVINHSFIFPGLIGVIVSCIFGYIFATAFGYL; the protein is encoded by the coding sequence ATGGATTTTCTCATGAATTTGAGTGAAGGCATGCAGTTTGCTATCCAGCTTCTCATCGTCCTTATCTGTTTGTTCTACGGAGCTAAAAAAGGCGGTATAGCGCTTGGTATGCTGGGCGGTATCGGTCTTGTAGTTCTCGTTTTTGGATTTAACATCGAACCTGGTAAGCCTGCCATCGATGTTATGCTAACCATCCTTGCTGTCGTTGTGGCAAGTGCTACACTTCAAGCTAGTGGCGGTCTTGACGTTATGCTTCAAATAGCAGAAACCATACTTAGAAAAAATCCAAAATATGTAAGTATCTTAGCTCCATTTGTAACATGTACGCTTACTATTTTATGCGGAACTGGACACGTTGTTTATACCGTGCTTCCTATCGTTTATGATATCGCTATCAAAAACGGCATCCGCCCAGAGCGTCCAATGGCTGCAAGCTCTATCGCTTCACAAATGGGTATCATCGCTAGCCCAGTTTCAGTCGCTGTTGTAACCCTTACTAGCTTTCTTATCAATGCTAAAACTCACTTAGCTGGCTTTGATGGATACTTGGACCTTTTAAAGATCACTATCCCATCAACATTTTGTGGCGTTCTGGCGATAGGAATTTTTAGTTGGTTTAGAGGCAAAGACCTTGATAAAGATGAAGTCTTTCAAGCAAAGCTTCAAGACCCTGAGTTTAAAAAATACGTTTATGGCGACAGCGCAACACTTCTAGGCAAAAAACTTCCTATGCACCAATGGGCTGCAATGTGGATATTTTTAGGATCTATCCTTGTAGTCGCACTTCTTGGATACTTTAAAGATCTTCGCCCAAGCTGGCCTACCTATAAAGACGCAACAGTCGTTCAAATAGTAGCAAACCTTCCAACTGAGCAAAAAGTCTTAAAAACCTTAAAAATAAAAGACGCCAGCATCCAAACTGAAGCTGCTGAGTTAAAAGTTTCAAACGACAAGCTAAACTCAAATCAAAAAGCTCAATCAGTCAAAATCATCGGCAAAGATGCAAATCAAACTCTTACTCGCACAGCTGATGGTGCAGTAACATATATAAATGAAAAAGGCGCAAAAGAGGAATTTCAAGGTGCTTATATCAACATAAGCAACAAACTAGCCTCTTCAAAGAGCCTAAGCATGGTTCATGTTATCCAAATTTTCATGCTTTTAACAGGTGCAATCATCTTGATATTCACTCCAACAGATGCTAGCAAGATCGGTAAAAACGAGATTTTTAGATCAGGTATGATCGCTCTTGTTGCGGTATTTGGTATCTCTTGGATGGCTGAGACAATGTTTGCAGTGCATACTCCGATGATGAAAGAAGCACTAGGTGGCATCGTAAAAGAACACCCTTGGACCTATGCGGTTATGCTACTTATCATCTCTAAATTTGTTAACTCTCAAGCTGCAGCTTTGGTTGCATTCGTGCCATTAGCACTAAACATCGACGTTAATCCTGCTGTAATCCTAGCCTTTGCACCAGCTTGCTATGGATACTACATCCTACCAACATACCCAAGCGACCTTGCGGCCATTCAGTTTGACAGAAGTGGTACAACGCACATTGGTAAATTTGTTATCAACCACAGCTTCATCTTCCCAGGCCTTATCGGCGTTATAGTCTCTTGTATATTTGGCTATATCTTCGCTACTGCGTTTGGCTATCTATAA
- the flhB gene encoding flagellar biosynthesis protein FlhB yields MAGEDQEKTEEATPKKIEDAKKDGNVPKSQDLSGFVTLVIAIGVLLAMLNFMKDQVISLYIYYSKFIGQPLTLPTVKMIVVNTFGRALLMILPVCICVAVAGIIANVMQFGFIFTTKPITPNFGKINPLKGLKNLFSMKKAIESVKIVVKVSIVFGVGFYFFLQFIKELPHTLFFSMFDQLAWLKEKLIILVSVMLFILFVIGLADLLIVRFQYFKDLRMSKQEIKDEYKQMEGDPQVKGRIRQAQMRAAKRRMMQNIPQADVVITNPTHYAVAIRYDKSRDEAPIILAKGVDFLALQIKKVAVENGVQIYENPPLARELYRVCEVDDTIPAHLFRAVAEVLSFVYMSNKQKFQDKL; encoded by the coding sequence CAGGCGAAGATCAGGAAAAAACCGAAGAAGCGACCCCCAAAAAGATAGAAGATGCCAAAAAGGACGGCAACGTCCCCAAAAGTCAGGATCTATCAGGCTTCGTGACCCTGGTTATTGCTATTGGCGTGCTGCTTGCGATGCTAAATTTTATGAAAGATCAGGTCATCTCGCTTTACATCTACTACTCTAAATTTATCGGTCAGCCACTGACTTTACCAACGGTAAAAATGATCGTTGTAAATACCTTTGGCAGGGCGCTTTTGATGATCCTGCCAGTTTGCATCTGCGTCGCGGTTGCCGGCATAATCGCAAATGTAATGCAGTTTGGCTTTATATTTACCACAAAGCCAATAACGCCAAATTTTGGCAAGATAAATCCGCTAAAAGGGCTAAAAAATTTATTTTCTATGAAAAAGGCGATCGAGAGCGTTAAGATCGTCGTTAAGGTAAGCATCGTCTTTGGAGTTGGATTTTACTTTTTCTTGCAGTTTATAAAAGAGCTGCCTCACACGCTATTTTTTTCTATGTTTGACCAGCTTGCGTGGCTAAAAGAGAAGCTCATCATCCTAGTTAGCGTCATGCTTTTTATACTTTTTGTGATCGGCCTTGCTGACCTGCTTATCGTGCGTTTTCAGTATTTTAAAGACCTTCGCATGAGCAAGCAAGAGATCAAGGACGAGTACAAGCAGATGGAGGGTGATCCGCAGGTTAAGGGCAGGATCCGCCAAGCGCAAATGCGTGCGGCCAAGCGCCGAATGATGCAAAATATCCCACAAGCTGACGTCGTCATAACAAACCCAACTCACTACGCCGTGGCGATCAGATATGACAAAAGCCGCGACGAAGCGCCGATAATACTTGCTAAAGGGGTTGATTTCTTAGCGCTTCAGATAAAAAAGGTAGCGGTTGAAAACGGGGTGCAAATTTATGAAAATCCACCTCTTGCAAGGGAGCTTTATAGGGTTTGTGAGGTCGATGATACGATACCAGCGCACCTTTTTAGGGCTGTGGCTGAAGTGCTAAGCTTTGTTTATATGAGCAATAAGCAGAAATTTCAAGATAAACTTTGA